The following proteins are encoded in a genomic region of Sporichthyaceae bacterium:
- a CDS encoding DUF6350 family protein, whose product MVTILTQPSLVRAAQSPQPARGRFWQVTAGAIAAVVAASVCMAVLCAGTVLLWATGPQTTSSGATAPLRTAASLWLFALRVPVHTTDGPIRLAPLAVTGLLVWACVRSAGWAARYARAHETGQAAAVVLGFTFAFTFAAAAAARCTLGHGLAVATLPAMAAAVPFGALAAVAGVSRHTWALAALLRRTRPWGAMLARAVGAAGLVLFGGGIVIVIAAMAVHRDSVAHSFALSGGGWSGGIGLALLSLIFLPTAAFWAIAVAAGPGVALATDSRLDLGGADLGAMPNLPLVHALPGTGSLPWVAYLTVAVPLLAGISAGWVVRPGAGRRWFSVVGVAAGAGALTGVLAGCAAQLSGGGVGGRLDRLGPSGPRVGLALATELGFAAAVTAALRVLGAPRPVPPPLALLPHARSATEEIAAEATADAAEVTEAVPEGEVVEPVEEPTDIVADVEPSPDASDEPSEPEGSASLTDLEDLEDTQEIPVVHIEPAAAVAAETDILTPTE is encoded by the coding sequence GTGGTCACGATCCTGACGCAGCCCTCGCTGGTGCGGGCCGCCCAGTCCCCGCAGCCCGCACGTGGACGTTTCTGGCAAGTGACGGCCGGAGCGATCGCGGCGGTGGTCGCGGCGTCGGTCTGCATGGCCGTCCTCTGCGCCGGCACGGTCCTGCTCTGGGCGACCGGGCCGCAGACGACCTCGAGCGGGGCGACGGCGCCGCTGCGGACCGCGGCCTCGCTCTGGTTGTTCGCGCTGCGCGTCCCGGTCCACACCACCGACGGGCCGATCCGGCTCGCCCCGCTGGCGGTCACCGGGCTGCTGGTCTGGGCCTGCGTGCGCTCGGCCGGTTGGGCCGCCCGGTACGCGCGGGCCCACGAGACCGGCCAGGCGGCGGCCGTCGTCCTCGGGTTCACCTTCGCGTTCACGTTCGCCGCCGCGGCCGCGGCGCGCTGCACGCTCGGGCACGGGCTGGCGGTCGCGACGCTGCCGGCAATGGCCGCGGCCGTCCCGTTCGGGGCGCTGGCTGCGGTCGCCGGAGTGTCCCGGCACACCTGGGCGCTGGCCGCGCTGCTGCGCCGCACCCGCCCCTGGGGCGCAATGCTGGCCCGGGCCGTCGGTGCCGCCGGGCTGGTGCTGTTCGGGGGCGGCATCGTGATCGTCATCGCCGCGATGGCCGTGCACCGGGACTCGGTGGCGCACTCGTTCGCGCTGTCCGGCGGCGGCTGGAGCGGGGGCATCGGCCTGGCACTGCTCAGCCTCATCTTTCTGCCGACGGCGGCGTTCTGGGCGATCGCTGTCGCGGCCGGGCCAGGGGTCGCGCTGGCCACGGACTCGCGGCTCGACCTCGGCGGCGCCGACCTCGGCGCGATGCCCAACCTGCCGCTCGTGCACGCGTTGCCGGGCACCGGTTCGTTGCCGTGGGTGGCCTACCTGACCGTCGCCGTGCCGCTGCTGGCCGGCATCAGTGCCGGGTGGGTGGTGCGCCCGGGGGCCGGCCGCCGGTGGTTCTCGGTGGTCGGGGTGGCGGCGGGGGCCGGCGCGCTGACGGGCGTCCTGGCCGGGTGCGCGGCGCAGCTGTCCGGCGGCGGGGTCGGCGGTCGGCTGGACCGACTCGGCCCGTCCGGTCCCCGCGTCGGGTTGGCGCTGGCCACCGAACTCGGGTTCGCCGCGGCGGTGACGGCCGCGCTGCGGGTCCTCGGCGCCCCGCGGCCGGTGCCGCCGCCGCTCGCGCTGCTGCCGCACGCGCGTTCCGCGACCGAGGAGATCGCTGCCGAGGCCACCGCCGATGCGGCGGAGGTCACCGAGGCCGTACCCGAGGGCGAGGTTGTCGAGCCGGTCGAGGAGCCGACCGACATAGTTGCGGACGTCGAGCCGTCGCCGGACGCATCTGACGAACCGTCAGAACCGGAGGGGTCGGCGAGCCTGACCGATCTCGAGGACCTCGAGGACACCCAGGAGATCCCCGTCGTCCACATCGAACCGGCGGCGGCGGTCGCCGCGGAGACAGATATCCTGACCCCGACGGAATAG
- the purN gene encoding phosphoribosylglycinamide formyltransferase: MTHLDPVRLLVLVSGSGTNLQALLDAAADPAWGAVVIAVGADRDDIEGLRRAQRVGIETFVVRPVDHGSRADWDKALAVAVTERAPDLVVCAGFMRILGPAFLDEWTGRCVNTHPALLPAFPGAHGVRDALAYGVRVSGATVHLVDAGVDTGPILAQAAVPVLAADDESELHERIKVVERQLLVDVVGRMAREGWTVDGRTVRLGATEEK; this comes from the coding sequence TTGACGCACCTCGATCCGGTTCGGTTACTGGTGCTGGTCTCCGGTTCCGGGACCAATCTGCAGGCGCTGCTCGACGCGGCGGCGGACCCCGCGTGGGGCGCCGTGGTCATCGCCGTCGGGGCCGATCGTGACGACATCGAGGGCCTGCGTCGTGCGCAGCGCGTCGGGATCGAGACGTTCGTGGTCCGCCCGGTCGATCACGGGTCGCGCGCCGACTGGGACAAGGCGTTGGCCGTGGCCGTCACGGAGCGGGCTCCCGACCTGGTGGTGTGCGCCGGCTTCATGCGGATCCTGGGCCCGGCGTTCCTCGACGAGTGGACCGGCCGCTGCGTGAACACCCACCCGGCGCTGCTGCCCGCGTTCCCGGGCGCGCACGGTGTACGCGACGCCCTGGCCTACGGGGTGCGGGTGAGCGGCGCGACCGTGCACCTCGTCGATGCCGGTGTGGACACCGGGCCGATCCTGGCCCAGGCGGCGGTGCCGGTCCTGGCCGCCGACGACGAGTCGGAACTGCACGAGCGGATCAAGGTCGTCGAGCGGCAACTGCTGGTGGACGTGGTGGGCCGCATGGCCCGCGAGGGCTGGACCGTCGACGGGCGCACG